The following coding sequences are from one Ramlibacter henchirensis window:
- a CDS encoding ABC transporter ATP-binding protein, with the protein MSTVLSTHGLKAFYGDAQALFGIDFHIDRGELVAIIGANGAGKSTFLKALTGLVKVPAEMVRYQGEPIGGRAPGEIVRRGVALVPEGRRLFPSLSVEENLLMGAAAGRRGPWHLARLYKLFPILLEKRRQPATSLSGGQQQMVAIGRALMSNPDLLLCDELSLGLAPVVIREIYRAMPEITGEGMTVVIVEQDVDMARQVSRRLYCFQEGRVALTGASGGLTREQIARAYFGT; encoded by the coding sequence ATGAGCACCGTGCTGTCCACCCACGGGCTGAAAGCCTTCTACGGCGATGCGCAGGCGCTGTTCGGCATCGACTTCCACATCGACCGCGGCGAGCTGGTGGCCATCATCGGCGCCAACGGGGCGGGGAAGTCGACCTTCCTGAAGGCGCTGACCGGGCTGGTGAAGGTGCCCGCGGAGATGGTGCGCTACCAGGGCGAGCCGATCGGCGGCCGGGCGCCCGGCGAGATCGTGCGGCGCGGTGTCGCGCTCGTGCCCGAAGGCCGGCGTCTCTTTCCGAGCCTCTCCGTCGAGGAGAACCTCCTGATGGGCGCCGCCGCCGGGCGCCGCGGGCCCTGGCACCTGGCGCGGCTCTACAAGCTGTTCCCCATCCTTCTGGAGAAGCGACGCCAACCCGCCACTTCGCTGTCCGGCGGCCAGCAGCAGATGGTGGCGATCGGCCGCGCGCTCATGAGCAACCCCGACCTGCTGCTGTGCGACGAGTTGTCGCTCGGCCTCGCGCCCGTCGTCATCCGCGAGATCTACCGGGCGATGCCCGAGATCACCGGCGAAGGGATGACGGTGGTGATCGTGGAGCAGGACGTGGACATGGCGCGGCAGGTGTCGCGCCGCCTGTACTGCTTCCAGGAAGGACGCGTCGCGCTCACGGGCGCATCCGGCGGCCTCAC